Proteins encoded together in one Thermophilibacter immobilis window:
- a CDS encoding YaiI/YqxD family protein: MPRTLFIDADACPVTREALSCARRAGAHVVIAGNSTQNLERHIRRDDPRSKGAARHGFWAETLDVSVGADSADFAIVERLSANDVVVTQDIGLAGMVLGRGAAAIGVRGHVYRRETIDMELFIRHEEKKVRRAGGRTRGPAPFTDDDRRRFSARLSELLED, from the coding sequence ATGCCTCGAACGCTCTTCATAGACGCCGACGCCTGCCCCGTCACGCGCGAGGCGCTCAGCTGCGCGCGCCGGGCGGGTGCGCACGTGGTCATCGCAGGCAACAGCACGCAGAACCTCGAGCGCCACATCCGTCGGGACGATCCCCGAAGCAAGGGCGCGGCCCGCCACGGCTTCTGGGCCGAGACGCTCGACGTCTCCGTGGGGGCGGACTCGGCGGACTTTGCCATCGTGGAGCGCCTCTCGGCCAACGACGTGGTGGTCACGCAGGACATCGGGCTGGCCGGCATGGTGCTGGGCCGCGGCGCCGCCGCCATCGGCGTGCGGGGGCACGTCTACCGCAGGGAGACCATCGACATGGAGCTCTTCATCCGCCACGAGGAGAAGAAGGTCCGTCGAGCTGGCGGACGCACCAGGGGCCCGGCCCCCTTCACGGATGACGACCGCAGGCGCTTCTCGGCGAGGCTCTCCGAGCTGCTCGAGGACTGA
- a CDS encoding DNA alkylation repair protein, whose amino-acid sequence MSMGKSGLRELLEEHADEKYRSFQCGLIPTVDPGSVLGVRVPELRRIARELAHDGPVAARELLGPLPHETYEEGLLHALLVNEMRDYDVCVAALNEFLPFVDNWATCDILAPRAFEVRPVALPAQTEGWMADEEHPYAVRFGVGVLMRLYLDDAFDPIYLGRVCALRSGEYYVNMMVAWYVATALAKQWEATLSVLEGRLLAPWTHNKAIQKAVESRRVTPEHKRLLRTLRV is encoded by the coding sequence ATGAGCATGGGGAAGAGCGGGCTTCGCGAGCTTCTGGAGGAGCACGCCGACGAGAAGTACCGTAGCTTCCAGTGCGGGCTCATTCCCACCGTGGATCCTGGAAGCGTCCTGGGGGTGCGCGTGCCCGAGCTGCGCAGGATTGCCCGCGAGCTCGCGCACGATGGGCCCGTGGCTGCCCGCGAGCTCCTGGGCCCCCTGCCGCACGAGACCTACGAGGAGGGGCTGCTCCATGCCCTTCTCGTCAACGAGATGCGCGACTACGACGTCTGCGTGGCGGCGCTGAACGAGTTCCTGCCCTTCGTGGACAACTGGGCGACCTGCGACATTCTGGCGCCGCGCGCCTTCGAGGTCCGACCCGTCGCGCTGCCCGCGCAGACGGAGGGCTGGATGGCGGACGAGGAGCATCCCTACGCGGTGCGCTTTGGCGTCGGCGTGCTCATGAGGCTCTATCTGGACGACGCGTTCGACCCTATCTACCTGGGACGCGTGTGCGCGCTGCGCTCGGGAGAGTACTACGTCAACATGATGGTGGCCTGGTACGTCGCCACGGCGCTCGCCAAGCAGTGGGAGGCGACGCTGAGCGTCCTCGAGGGCCGGCTGCTCGCCCCGTGGACGCACAACAAGGCCATCCAGAAGGCCGTCGAGAGCCGACGCGTCACGCCCGAGCACAAGAGGCTCTTGCGCACCCTGCGCGTGTAG